The nucleotide window ATATCTGCAACGATTGGTACAGCCGATTCTGGTACATCAAACATCGCTGTTCCTTCGATTGTATTATTTGTAGTCACATGTAAGTAAGCCGCATCACTAGAAACAGTGGGAATTTCAGGAATATAACTGAAATTACGGTCTTCAGATGAGGCAATTACTTCCACCTCAACACCCTGAATTTTCTTAGCCTCTGAAATTGCTTTTTTCGCCCAAGATCCGGTGTTTACATAAACTGCTTTTTTTCCATTTGCAAGGTTCATTGGTACCATATTAAACTGTAAACTTGCGCCACCTTGCAAAAATAGTACTTTGTAATTTTCTGGAATCTCCATCAATTCTCGAATTAAACTCTCCGCATCGTCCATGATGTTTTGAAATAATTCTGACCGGTGACTCAGCTCCATTACCGACATTCCTGAACCATTGTAAGAGAGCAATTCTCTTTGAACCTTTTCAAGTACCGGTACTGGTAATACAGCCGGACCTGCCGAAAAATTATAAACACGTTCCACTCAACATCTCTCCTGTCCATCAATTTTCCCCAAATACATCCAAAAAATTTTCACTAGCAATAGATATAATTCTATTTTTACCAGTCAGATATGAGCCTTCCTCGTTAAACTTACTTGTTTTCGAAGTTCTGTTCTTAAGAAATAAAAAAAACGAACCTGTGATATTCCACACAATATTCGGATTTTTCAGCGCTTAAAAGTAAACACTGCCTTTTGTACTTTTTTATATTATAGCAGAAATAGCACTGTTTTTCAGAAAATTTATACTAACTCTCCAAATAAATGTGATGTTTAAACATTCTGACATTAAAAAAGAGTGAGAATCGGCTATTTAAAGCAATCCCCACACTTCTCATCTTTGAAAATCAGTTCACAAGAGATGTTAGTTATTTTTCACTTTTCGGCCTAAAGTAAACCAATACACGATAAAAAATGCTACTAACGCAAAAATGGCAGTCCGATACATTATCGCATAGTTGTAATAAGTTGCTACTATACTTAAACCAAAACTCCCTGCAGCCATACCTATATCCATCCCTGATAGAAAAGTACCATTTGCTGTTCCTTTGTTATGTGGCGCAGCTCTATCAACAGCAAGTGCTTGCAGTGCCGGTTGCGACATTCCATAGCCTAGCCCAAAGAATAGTGAAGCAATAAATAAGCTAATTACGCCAGTCGCAAAGGACAGAATAAGTATTCCCATAATCATCGAAATAGCTCCCGGAATAATAACAAAACGATGTCCCTTCGTATCATATAATCTCCCAGCAAACAAACGACTAACAAGCACCATAATAGCCTGTCCAATAAAGTAAACCCATGTTGTTGTAATACCAATTTCTGTTCCATAAACCATCATAAATGTTTGAATGCCACCAAGCGGAATCGCCATCAGTAAACAAAGGCCAGCTGGTAGTAACGCTGTCTTCTCAAATAGTTTCATTTTTTGATGAACGATTTTTTCCGATTTTGGAAGTTTTACTTGCGTCATTAATAACAAAATAAACACCATCAGTACGAGTGAAAAAGTCACTAAAACATCAAAAGAAAAGTAATTCATAATTAAAATAGCAATAATGGGTGCGAGCGACATGCCGAGCGCAGTTGTAAGCCCATAAAAGCCAATACCTTCACCCGTTCTGCTTGGTGGTACAAGCTTAGAAACCCCGGTTGCAATTGATGTTGTTCCAATCCCCCAGCCTGCCCCGTGAAAAAGTCTTAATATCAACAAGGCCGCAACAGCCGTCGACCAATAAAAATTCACCGTTGTCAGTATTAAAATTAAAAAACCAACAATAATTAATAATTTCGGTCCAAATTTATCATTCCAACTTCCGGCAATCGCACGCATCAGCAAAGCAACGATTGAAAATAATCCAACTGCTAAACTCGCTTCCATTTGCGTGCCACCAAGTTCAATAATTCGCGCAGGTAAGGTTGGCATAAAAACCATAAAACCAATATAAAGCATCACACTTCCAATTAATAAAAATAGGTAGTCCTTCGTCCAAAGTTTTGTCTTATTATCCAAAATCTAT belongs to Listeria ivanovii subsp. ivanovii and includes:
- a CDS encoding lmo2826 family MFS transporter; protein product: MDNKTKLWTKDYLFLLIGSVMLYIGFMVFMPTLPARIIELGGTQMEASLAVGLFSIVALLMRAIAGSWNDKFGPKLLIIVGFLILILTTVNFYWSTAVAALLILRLFHGAGWGIGTTSIATGVSKLVPPSRTGEGIGFYGLTTALGMSLAPIIAILIMNYFSFDVLVTFSLVLMVFILLLMTQVKLPKSEKIVHQKMKLFEKTALLPAGLCLLMAIPLGGIQTFMMVYGTEIGITTTWVYFIGQAIMVLVSRLFAGRLYDTKGHRFVIIPGAISMIMGILILSFATGVISLFIASLFFGLGYGMSQPALQALAVDRAAPHNKGTANGTFLSGMDIGMAAGSFGLSIVATYYNYAIMYRTAIFALVAFFIVYWFTLGRKVKNN